In a genomic window of Chrysemys picta bellii isolate R12L10 chromosome 1, ASM1138683v2, whole genome shotgun sequence:
- the DDIAS gene encoding DNA damage-induced apoptosis suppressor protein isoform X2 has protein sequence MNGRRRLLAASVISVQNSSFVYPSCQNCFSKLILDSNRFNCLKCGCTGEAKDANYRYIQDFNQVSGELDRDASPRVLIQAVKTCFIGKRFIFGVKSSENHDGGHSVSDSTLPNCSRINRLTRDLTACQIFLPNTAVAGFTVISYFHRLLQSANFRSSCSSSQRPDCPFIAIDQPSSELSSLCSSGSNSCFVQSSGRESFSGPWQQSFGLTSSSVDWVTTEDFSSLELGKAAGEQCKLQERGFSAELCSLSPSNQTIQDLQLCNSVNERNEQEDNEFSSLSSRSNTITVTEKLESFSSLKREWSPDRNSSRLLQSPLDLGVKYSCLEIISKHDYFQEKSWNSLLCQRKDDSFCSSAVSPNHGSAAGMSQDDPMIWDELPFSESLNDFIARIENNKSTISPVGLNAHKCSLRERNELDENHSKTSCRQGIVHTACKSTTTTGRSPQLAENVNTCKEHILSCHQSNLTPINGQVSQCEPLYSILSTSTKGGRESDFIPDPPLLAGNFLQSEKANVNISNNAHSFTNLQCTMKDAEISYLQKREKSAHLHSLYDGCVANWENKENCSYPPNLRTDLTISQELGCDSAAPYKAKNMCKRELEPLTELQENTVRAINQNDVLQNNSKSSYNASADLFDASAREIETMVEFSNKSHNSSAQEDVLTEKYTASELVCSPLDVGCSSSECRSSLSLPPPFGKHSTPISYSLYDSELDLVDTQNFVPYSQSTPVARPLQKFRSQRGRESVLPKLTSKSPTKIHCKCKQSRPSFKNTLLRQLTSKFLKHKRSSNTAIKKSVSQESFINSEVPENDSKEWIPPSATKLLQPVAFSNLKTVGLQARSPAICKPIDKKTISENKANSGKSRTDTCLRSRKLNPMNRAEIPTTPIPANAATASLLKDAVTGTCACSETQKSHSCATYLVGGLDEAVSWSPELFTEKYYF, from the exons ATGAATGGCAGGAGAAGACTGTTAGCTGCCTCTGTAATTTCTGTCCAAAACTCCAGCTTTGTGTATCCTTCTTGTCAAAACTGCTTTTCTAAGCTGATACTAGATTCTAATAG GTTTAACTGTCTAAAATGTGGCTGCACAGGTGAAGCTAAGGATGCAAACTACAG GTATATTCAAGATTTTAACCAAGTATCAGGAGAGCTGGACAGAGATGCATCTCCACGTGTGTTAATTCAAGCAGTCAAAACTTGTTTCATTGGGAAAAGATTTATATTTGGAGTGAAG AGTTCTGAAAACCATGATGGAGGGCactctgtttctgacagcacTTTGCCAAACTGCTCCAGAATTAATAGACTTACAAGAGATCTTACAGCCTGCCAGATCTTCCTGCCAAACACTGCTGTTGCCGGCTTTACTGTTATCAGCTACTTCCATCGGCTCCTGCAATCTGCTAATTTCAGGAGCAGTTGCAGTAGCTCACAGCGACCCGATTGTCCTTTCATTGCAATAGATCAGCCTAGCAGTGAGCTCAGCAGCTTGTGTAGCTCTGGCAGCAACTCATGTTTTGTTCAGTCAAGTGGCCGAGAGAGTTTTTCAGGACCCTGGCAGCAGTCCTTTGGCCTGACTTCTTCATCTGTTGATTGGGTAACAACAGAAGATTTTTCATCTTTAGAACTGGGCAAGGCTGCCGGTGAACAGTGTAAACTACAGGAGAGGGGTTTCTCTGCAGAACTATGCAGCTTAAGTCCCAGCAACCAAACCATTCAAGATTTGCAGCTCTGTAACTCGGTGAATGAGAGAAATGAACAGGAAGATAATGAATTTAGTTCACTATCCAGTAGGTCAAACACAATCACTGTGACTGAAAAACTAGAGAGCTTCTCTTCTTTAAAGAGAGAATGGTCACCTGACAGGAACAGCTCCAGGTTGTTACAAAGCCCATTGGATTTGGGGGTAAAATACTCTTGCCTAGAGATTATCAGCAAACATGATTACTTTCAAGAAAAATCTTGGAACTCCTTGCTTTGCCAGAGAAAAGATGATTCATTTTGCTCCTCAGCAGTGTCTCCTAATCATGGAAGTGCAGCTGGAATGTCTCAGGATGACCCTATGATTTGGGACGAGCTGCCATTCTCTGAAAGTCTAAATGATTTCATAGCCAGAATTGAAAACAACAAGAGCACCATATCCCCAGTAGGTCTCAATGCTCATAAATGTTCCCTTCGTGAAAGAAATGAGTTGGATGAAAATCATAGCAAAACATCTTGTAGGCAAGGCATTGTACATACTGCCTGCAAATCAACCACCACAACAGGGAGGTCCCCACAACTAGCAGAGAATGTGAATACTTGCAAAGAGCATATTCTCTCCTGCCATCAATCAAACCTCACTCCCATAAATGGCCAAGTATCACAATGTGAGCCTTTGTACAGCATTTTATCTACAAGtactaagggaggcagagagtctGACTTTATACCTGACCCACCTCTGCTAGCGGGCAATTTTCTACAATCTGAGAAAGCAAATGTTAATATTTCAAACAATGCCCATTCTTTCACCAACCTTCAGTGTACTATGAAAGATGCAGAAATCTCGTAtttacaaaagagagagaaatctgcCCATTTACATTCTCTGTATGATGGCTGTGTAGCCAATTgggaaaataaagaaaattgTAGTTATCCACCAAACCTAAGAACAGATCTTACAATCTCTCAGGAACTGGGCTGTGATTCAGCAGCTCCCTACAAAGCTAAAAATATGTGTAAGAGAGAATTAGAACCATTAACTGAATTGCAAGAAAATACTGTTAGAGCTATAAACCAGAATGACGTGCTACAGAACAACTCCAAAAGCAGCTACAATGCTTCTGCTGACCTCTTTGATGCTAGTGCCAGAGAGATAGAAACCATGGTCGAATTTTCAAATAAGTCTCACAACTCTTCAGCACAGGAAGATGTTTTGACTGAAAAGTACACAGCATCTGAATTAGTGTGTAGTCCATTAGATGTTGGCTGCAGCTCTTCTGAGTGCAGATCCTCACTTAGTTTACCACCTCCTTTTGGTAAACACAGTACACCCATAAGTTACTCACTTTATGATTCAGAACTTGATCTGGTAGATACCCAGAACTTTGTTCCTTATTCACAGTCAACTCCTGTTGCAAGACCTCTTCAAAAATTCAGATcccagagggggagagaatcagtTCTCCCTAAATTGACATCTAAAAGTCCTACTAAAATCCACTGCAAATGTAAACAGTCTAGgccttcttttaaaaatactttattaAGACAGCTTACCAGCAAGTTCCTGAAACACAAAAGATCAAGTAACACAGCCATCAAGAAGTCTGTTTCACAAGAGTCGTTTATCAACAGTGAGGTGCCAGAGAATGATTCTAAAGAATGGATCCCTCCATCAGCAACAAAATTGTTACAGCCAGTTgcattttctaatttaaaaacaGTTGGATTGCAAGCCAGGAGCCCAGCTATCTGCAAACCCATTGACAAAAAAACGATTTCTGAAAACAAAGCCAACAGTGGAAAGTCAAGAACTGATACGTGTTTAAGAAGCAGAAAATTAAATCCTATGAATAGAGCTGAAATTCCAACAACTCCTATACCTGCAAATGCTGCTACGGCCTCGCTTCTAAAAGATGCGGTCACTGGTACTTGTGCCTGCTCAGAAACCCAGAAGAGCCATTCATGTGCAACTTATTTAGTGGGTGGACTGGATGAGGCAGTTAGCTGGTCTCCTGAACTGTTtacagaaaaatactatttctaa
- the DDIAS gene encoding DNA damage-induced apoptosis suppressor protein isoform X1 — protein sequence MNGRRRLLAASVISVQNSSFVYPSCQNCFSKLILDSNRFNCLKCGCTGEAKDANYRYKLSLKVAGTSDLFDITVFGSSLEPFFGVTAGSLQRYIQDFNQVSGELDRDASPRVLIQAVKTCFIGKRFIFGVKSSENHDGGHSVSDSTLPNCSRINRLTRDLTACQIFLPNTAVAGFTVISYFHRLLQSANFRSSCSSSQRPDCPFIAIDQPSSELSSLCSSGSNSCFVQSSGRESFSGPWQQSFGLTSSSVDWVTTEDFSSLELGKAAGEQCKLQERGFSAELCSLSPSNQTIQDLQLCNSVNERNEQEDNEFSSLSSRSNTITVTEKLESFSSLKREWSPDRNSSRLLQSPLDLGVKYSCLEIISKHDYFQEKSWNSLLCQRKDDSFCSSAVSPNHGSAAGMSQDDPMIWDELPFSESLNDFIARIENNKSTISPVGLNAHKCSLRERNELDENHSKTSCRQGIVHTACKSTTTTGRSPQLAENVNTCKEHILSCHQSNLTPINGQVSQCEPLYSILSTSTKGGRESDFIPDPPLLAGNFLQSEKANVNISNNAHSFTNLQCTMKDAEISYLQKREKSAHLHSLYDGCVANWENKENCSYPPNLRTDLTISQELGCDSAAPYKAKNMCKRELEPLTELQENTVRAINQNDVLQNNSKSSYNASADLFDASAREIETMVEFSNKSHNSSAQEDVLTEKYTASELVCSPLDVGCSSSECRSSLSLPPPFGKHSTPISYSLYDSELDLVDTQNFVPYSQSTPVARPLQKFRSQRGRESVLPKLTSKSPTKIHCKCKQSRPSFKNTLLRQLTSKFLKHKRSSNTAIKKSVSQESFINSEVPENDSKEWIPPSATKLLQPVAFSNLKTVGLQARSPAICKPIDKKTISENKANSGKSRTDTCLRSRKLNPMNRAEIPTTPIPANAATASLLKDAVTGTCACSETQKSHSCATYLVGGLDEAVSWSPELFTEKYYF from the exons ATGAATGGCAGGAGAAGACTGTTAGCTGCCTCTGTAATTTCTGTCCAAAACTCCAGCTTTGTGTATCCTTCTTGTCAAAACTGCTTTTCTAAGCTGATACTAGATTCTAATAG GTTTAACTGTCTAAAATGTGGCTGCACAGGTGAAGCTAAGGATGCAAACTACAGGTATAAGCTGTCCCTAAAAGTTGCTGGCACTAGTGATTTATTTGACATTACCGTGTTTGGAAGCTCTTTAGAGCCATTCTTTGGGGTCACAGCAGGAAGTCTGCAGAG GTATATTCAAGATTTTAACCAAGTATCAGGAGAGCTGGACAGAGATGCATCTCCACGTGTGTTAATTCAAGCAGTCAAAACTTGTTTCATTGGGAAAAGATTTATATTTGGAGTGAAG AGTTCTGAAAACCATGATGGAGGGCactctgtttctgacagcacTTTGCCAAACTGCTCCAGAATTAATAGACTTACAAGAGATCTTACAGCCTGCCAGATCTTCCTGCCAAACACTGCTGTTGCCGGCTTTACTGTTATCAGCTACTTCCATCGGCTCCTGCAATCTGCTAATTTCAGGAGCAGTTGCAGTAGCTCACAGCGACCCGATTGTCCTTTCATTGCAATAGATCAGCCTAGCAGTGAGCTCAGCAGCTTGTGTAGCTCTGGCAGCAACTCATGTTTTGTTCAGTCAAGTGGCCGAGAGAGTTTTTCAGGACCCTGGCAGCAGTCCTTTGGCCTGACTTCTTCATCTGTTGATTGGGTAACAACAGAAGATTTTTCATCTTTAGAACTGGGCAAGGCTGCCGGTGAACAGTGTAAACTACAGGAGAGGGGTTTCTCTGCAGAACTATGCAGCTTAAGTCCCAGCAACCAAACCATTCAAGATTTGCAGCTCTGTAACTCGGTGAATGAGAGAAATGAACAGGAAGATAATGAATTTAGTTCACTATCCAGTAGGTCAAACACAATCACTGTGACTGAAAAACTAGAGAGCTTCTCTTCTTTAAAGAGAGAATGGTCACCTGACAGGAACAGCTCCAGGTTGTTACAAAGCCCATTGGATTTGGGGGTAAAATACTCTTGCCTAGAGATTATCAGCAAACATGATTACTTTCAAGAAAAATCTTGGAACTCCTTGCTTTGCCAGAGAAAAGATGATTCATTTTGCTCCTCAGCAGTGTCTCCTAATCATGGAAGTGCAGCTGGAATGTCTCAGGATGACCCTATGATTTGGGACGAGCTGCCATTCTCTGAAAGTCTAAATGATTTCATAGCCAGAATTGAAAACAACAAGAGCACCATATCCCCAGTAGGTCTCAATGCTCATAAATGTTCCCTTCGTGAAAGAAATGAGTTGGATGAAAATCATAGCAAAACATCTTGTAGGCAAGGCATTGTACATACTGCCTGCAAATCAACCACCACAACAGGGAGGTCCCCACAACTAGCAGAGAATGTGAATACTTGCAAAGAGCATATTCTCTCCTGCCATCAATCAAACCTCACTCCCATAAATGGCCAAGTATCACAATGTGAGCCTTTGTACAGCATTTTATCTACAAGtactaagggaggcagagagtctGACTTTATACCTGACCCACCTCTGCTAGCGGGCAATTTTCTACAATCTGAGAAAGCAAATGTTAATATTTCAAACAATGCCCATTCTTTCACCAACCTTCAGTGTACTATGAAAGATGCAGAAATCTCGTAtttacaaaagagagagaaatctgcCCATTTACATTCTCTGTATGATGGCTGTGTAGCCAATTgggaaaataaagaaaattgTAGTTATCCACCAAACCTAAGAACAGATCTTACAATCTCTCAGGAACTGGGCTGTGATTCAGCAGCTCCCTACAAAGCTAAAAATATGTGTAAGAGAGAATTAGAACCATTAACTGAATTGCAAGAAAATACTGTTAGAGCTATAAACCAGAATGACGTGCTACAGAACAACTCCAAAAGCAGCTACAATGCTTCTGCTGACCTCTTTGATGCTAGTGCCAGAGAGATAGAAACCATGGTCGAATTTTCAAATAAGTCTCACAACTCTTCAGCACAGGAAGATGTTTTGACTGAAAAGTACACAGCATCTGAATTAGTGTGTAGTCCATTAGATGTTGGCTGCAGCTCTTCTGAGTGCAGATCCTCACTTAGTTTACCACCTCCTTTTGGTAAACACAGTACACCCATAAGTTACTCACTTTATGATTCAGAACTTGATCTGGTAGATACCCAGAACTTTGTTCCTTATTCACAGTCAACTCCTGTTGCAAGACCTCTTCAAAAATTCAGATcccagagggggagagaatcagtTCTCCCTAAATTGACATCTAAAAGTCCTACTAAAATCCACTGCAAATGTAAACAGTCTAGgccttcttttaaaaatactttattaAGACAGCTTACCAGCAAGTTCCTGAAACACAAAAGATCAAGTAACACAGCCATCAAGAAGTCTGTTTCACAAGAGTCGTTTATCAACAGTGAGGTGCCAGAGAATGATTCTAAAGAATGGATCCCTCCATCAGCAACAAAATTGTTACAGCCAGTTgcattttctaatttaaaaacaGTTGGATTGCAAGCCAGGAGCCCAGCTATCTGCAAACCCATTGACAAAAAAACGATTTCTGAAAACAAAGCCAACAGTGGAAAGTCAAGAACTGATACGTGTTTAAGAAGCAGAAAATTAAATCCTATGAATAGAGCTGAAATTCCAACAACTCCTATACCTGCAAATGCTGCTACGGCCTCGCTTCTAAAAGATGCGGTCACTGGTACTTGTGCCTGCTCAGAAACCCAGAAGAGCCATTCATGTGCAACTTATTTAGTGGGTGGACTGGATGAGGCAGTTAGCTGGTCTCCTGAACTGTTtacagaaaaatactatttctaa